GGGCCAGATGGACCAGCAGCTCAACGATCTCTACACCGCCTTCACCCAGCTGTTCGCCCAGGACTGGACCGGTGCCGCCGGCACCGCCTGCGACGAGGCGCGGCAGAAGTGGAACCAGGGCGCCACCGAGATCAAGACGGCGCTGGCCAGCGTCGGTGTCAAGCTCGGCGCGTCCGCCGAGCGGATGCAGCAGATCGACCAGCAGATCGCGTCCGGGATGTGAGCCCGACCGGCCGCCGGCCATCGCCGGCGGCCGGTCGGTCCCTCATGATGGAGCGGTTGATCGGGGAGGTGTGGGATGGCAGACGTTCCGGGGCGGCCCAACTGGGGTGCGCTCAACGCGATGCTCGCGGACCTGCGGAAGGCCACCGCTGACATTCCCGCCATGCAGCAGCGGATGCTCGAGGTCACCGGGACGGCGTGGTCGCCGGACAAGATGATCAAGGCGGTGGTCGGGCCGCGGGGTCACCTGCTGGAGTTGG
This window of the Actinoplanes oblitus genome carries:
- a CDS encoding WXG100 family type VII secretion target, whose amino-acid sequence is MSITYNFGQINDVAAAIGTFEGQMDQQLNDLYTAFTQLFAQDWTGAAGTACDEARQKWNQGATEIKTALASVGVKLGASAERMQQIDQQIASGM